The window ACCCAACGTTCCCGGCGGCCTGCACGGGAACGACCCCGGCGCGAGCCCGTACCTCTTCTTCAAGGTCGACGACATGGGCGCGGCGCTCGACCGGGTCCGGGCGCTCGGCGGCTCGGTCGACGCCGTCGACCTGGGGAGCGACGAGGAGACGATCGCCCGGTTCGGCCGCTTCCAGCTCTGCCACGACGACCAGGGCACGCCCTTCGGCCTCCACCAGCCCCCGGCCGGCGGATGACGGGGGGGCAACCATCGGCGGGTTATTCGTGCACGTGTTCGGTTAGTGGGGCTAGGCTGGGGTCATGCACGCAGTCCAGGGCCTTCAGGGCTCCCTCTTCGACCAGGGCGACGAGATCGGGCTCGGCCCCCTGGGCGGCATGCGGCGGACCGTGCTCGGCGCCGGGGCCTGGGTCGACCACCTGCCCGGCTGGCTGAGCGGCGCCGACGCGCTCTTCGAGCGGCTGGCCGCCAACGTTCCGTGGCGCGCCGAGCGCCGGCAGATGTACGAGCGCGAGGTGGAGGTGCCCCGGCTGCTCGCCTTCTACGCCGGGGGCGAGCCCCTGCCGCACCCTTCGCTCACCGAGGCCCGCGAGGCGCTGACCGGCCACTATGCCGCCGAGCTCGGGGAGCCCTTCACCACCGCCGGCCTGTGCCTGTACCGCGACGGCCGTGACAGCGTCGCCTGGCACGGGGACCGGACCGGCCGTTCCTCGACCGAGGACACCATGGTGGCCATCGTCTCCGTCGGCGACCCGCGCGATCTCGCCTTCCGCCCCCGCGACGGCGGGGCCACCCTGCTGCGGCTGCCCCTGGGCCACGGCGACCTGGTCGTCATGGGCGGCTCCTGCCAGCGGACCATGGAACACGCCGTACCCAAGTCGGCGCGGGCCGTCGGACCGCGCATCAGCGTCCAGTTCCGGCCCCGGGGCGTCCTCTGACCTCGGCCCCCGCCGCCCCTCGGAGGCCGGAGTTGCGGCCCCATCGCAGGGCGGCCAGGCTGGTGCGCATGGATCTGGGCGCATTCTCCGTGAGTCTGTCCGTACGGGACATCGAGGCCTCCAGGGCGTTCTACGGGAAGCTCGGCTTCGCCGAATACGGCGGGGACGCCGCGCAGAACTGGCTGATCCTCAAGAACGGCGACCATGTGATCGGGCTGTTCCAGGGCATGTTCGAGAAGAACATGCTGACCTTCAATCCGGGCTGGGACGGCAACGCCGACCCGCTGGACTCGTTCACCGACATCCGCGAGCTGCAGCGGGAGCTGAAGGCGAGCGGCGTGGATTTCGTGACGGAGGTCGACGAGTCCGGCTCCGGCCCGGGCAGCTTCCTCGTCCTCGACCCGGACGGCAATCCGGTCCTCCTCGACCAGCACGTCTGATCCGGGGATCCGGAGCCGCCGTATGACGGGATCCGGATCCCCGGATCACGAAAAGGTGGGCGGCTCCGCGAGATCGGGCGGAGGGTGCCTTACAGTGCGCCGGGCTCCTTCGCGGACCGGCTCGACGCCGCCGCGTGCAGGGAGCGCAGCGCCAGCATCAGGACCCCGATGTCGTCGAGGTACACGGGGTCCGGAATCAGGTCCACCGGTGAGACGGTGTAGATCACGGCGACCCAGAACAGGGCCTTGTCGCGCAGCGGGATCCCCGCGTCGAGCAGCAGCTGCCGCGCCTTGAAGACCCGTACGAGCAGCACGGCCGCGGCGATCGCGAGGCCCACCGCGACGATCGCGGCCAGGGTGAGCCAGACCTTTCCGTCCATGACGCCCCTATACCCCGATACGGGGCCGCGCTACCCGAGCGGCGGCCGGATCCATTCACGCCCCCTGTCCGCGCAGCCGGCGTCCGACCTCGCCCAGTCCGTCGGCGAGCGCGTCGAGCTGCCCGGGGGTGAGGACGTCGACGAGGACCTCGCGGACCGTCGCCACATGCCCGGGTGCGGCCTCCTCCAGCTTGGCGGCGCCGGCGTCGGTGAGCGCGGCGAAGACGCCGCGCACGTCGGAGGGGCAGCTGTGGCGGCGCACCAGCCCGGCCTTCTCCATCTGGGTGACCTGGTAGGTCAGCCCGCTCTTGGAGTTGATCAGGCCGTTCGCGAGCTCGGTCATCCGCAGCTCGCGGCCGGGCGCCGCGGCGAGCCGCACGAGGATCTCGTACTGGGGGTGCGAGAGCCCGGAGTCGTCCTTGAGTTGCTGGTCCAGACGGCGGTTCACCAGGGCCGACGCGGCCAGGAAGCCGCTCCAGGCCCGCATCTCGCGGTCGTCCAGCCATCTCGGTTCAGCCATGCCTCCAGACTACACGGGTTGTTCCAATTTGAATCAATGGTTAGGGTCGACGACTAGCGGTTCGAATTTGAACAACTTTCCCTGCCTCCCCGGGCCGCTCGACCGGAAGGATCCCCACGATGACCAGCCCCTCCGTCACCGCCACGAAGCCGCAGGCCGCCGCCCCGGACGCGCAGCTCCGTCCCGCCGCCGCCCTCTCCACCCCGGGCCACGACACCGGCCTGCTGCTCCTGCGCCTCGTCCTCGGCCTGACCATGGCCGCACACGGCACGC of the Streptomyces sp. NBC_01294 genome contains:
- a CDS encoding VOC family protein, whose protein sequence is MAGEVSFFELGAGDCEQARTFFGGLFGWEFEPGPTEGSGFAIRTPNVPGGLHGNDPGASPYLFFKVDDMGAALDRVRALGGSVDAVDLGSDEETIARFGRFQLCHDDQGTPFGLHQPPAGG
- a CDS encoding alpha-ketoglutarate-dependent dioxygenase AlkB; this translates as MHAVQGLQGSLFDQGDEIGLGPLGGMRRTVLGAGAWVDHLPGWLSGADALFERLAANVPWRAERRQMYEREVEVPRLLAFYAGGEPLPHPSLTEAREALTGHYAAELGEPFTTAGLCLYRDGRDSVAWHGDRTGRSSTEDTMVAIVSVGDPRDLAFRPRDGGATLLRLPLGHGDLVVMGGSCQRTMEHAVPKSARAVGPRISVQFRPRGVL
- a CDS encoding VOC family protein, whose translation is MDLGAFSVSLSVRDIEASRAFYGKLGFAEYGGDAAQNWLILKNGDHVIGLFQGMFEKNMLTFNPGWDGNADPLDSFTDIRELQRELKASGVDFVTEVDESGSGPGSFLVLDPDGNPVLLDQHV
- a CDS encoding YkvA family protein; amino-acid sequence: MDGKVWLTLAAIVAVGLAIAAAVLLVRVFKARQLLLDAGIPLRDKALFWVAVIYTVSPVDLIPDPVYLDDIGVLMLALRSLHAAASSRSAKEPGAL
- a CDS encoding MarR family winged helix-turn-helix transcriptional regulator, whose translation is MAEPRWLDDREMRAWSGFLAASALVNRRLDQQLKDDSGLSHPQYEILVRLAAAPGRELRMTELANGLINSKSGLTYQVTQMEKAGLVRRHSCPSDVRGVFAALTDAGAAKLEEAAPGHVATVREVLVDVLTPGQLDALADGLGEVGRRLRGQGA